The Antechinus flavipes isolate AdamAnt ecotype Samford, QLD, Australia chromosome X, AdamAnt_v2, whole genome shotgun sequence DNA window ttaaagcactttgtaacaCTTAAAAGCATGGTATAAATTTGAATGACCATTTTTATCAAAAGGGCCTTGTGGTTTATATCGTCTACTTGCTGTGTGAGGGTACTGCCAGCATGCATTAGCTCTTGGTTCCCCAGATGTTCTCCCTTCAAGGCCCTGACAAGGAGCAGGTGCTGCTATTTTGACTCCTCTCAGAATAGATAATATCAGCAATAGGTGCTAGTGGTCTACAGCTGCCTTCGGGGGACAGGGATCTTGCCCTGACTttgagtttcctttttcttttttctttctagtccCATACTGTGGACCAGCTTATACATACACTTTCATCAGGCACTCTAGCACGATGTCTAGCAATGGTGTCACCGATGTGGTTGCTGAATATGTCccagaaaaagtgaagaaagcagaaaaaaaattagaagagaatccATATGACCTTTCTGCTTGGAGCATTTTGATTCGAGAGGCACAGAATCATCCTATAGAAAAAGCACGGAAGACATATGAACGCCTCGTTGCCCAGTTCCCCAGTTCTGGCAGATTCTGGAAGCTGTACATTGAAGTAGAGGTTAAATCTAAACATTTTGacaaagctgaaaaattatttcagagaTGCCTTATAAAAGTTTTACATATTGACTTGTGGAAATGTTATCTTTCGTATGTCAGAGAAAATAAGTCAAAGTTACccagttacaaagaaaaaatggcaCAAGCATATGATTTTGCTTTAGATAAAATTGGAATGGAAGTTATGTCTTATCAGATTTGGATGGATTACatcaatttcttgaaaaatgtagAAGCTGTTGGGTCTTATgcagaaaatcaaagaataacAGCTGTTAGAAGAGTTTATCAACGAGGTTGTGTTAATCCAATGATCAATATTGAGCAACTTTGGAGGGACTATAGCAAATATGAAGAGAGTATCAACATCCATCTAGctaaaaaaatgattgaagataGGAGTCGAGATTACATGAATGCGAGGCGTGTATCAAAGGAgtatgaaataataatgaaaggTTTAGACCGCAATGCCCCTTCAGTACAACCACAGAATACTCCCCAAGAGGCTCAGCAAGTAGAGATGTGGAAGAAATACACTCAGTGGGAAAAGAGTAACCCTCTCAGAACAGAAGATCAGACACTCATAACCAAAAGAGTTATGTTTGCATATGAGCAGTGCTTGCTGGTGCTAAGCCATCACCCAGATGTTTGGTATGAAGCTGCCCAGTACCTGGAGCAGTCCAGTAAGCTGCTGTCTGAGAAAGGGGATATAAATAATGCTAGATTATTTAGCAATGAAGCTGCTAATATATATGAGAGAGCTATTAGCACCGTATTGAAGAGAAATATGcttctttattttgcatatgcAGATTATGAAGAAAGTCGAATGAAATTTGAAAAGGTTCACATCATATACAGTCGACTTCTGGCTATTAAGGATATCGATCCTACTCTGGTATATATTCAGTATATGAAGTTTGCAAGACGAGCAGAGGGCATCAAATCTGGAAGGGTGATATTTAAGAAAGCAAGACAGGATACTAGAACACGCCATCATATCTATGTTTCTGCAGCATTAATGGAGTACTATTGTACTAAGGATACCTTAGTGGCCTTTAAGATTTTTGAGctaggattaaaaaaatatgGTGATATTCCAGAATATGTATTAGCCTATATTGACTACCTTTCTCACCTTAATGAGGACAATAATACACGAGTTTTGTTTGAACGAGTTCTGACCTCTGGAAGCCTGCCACCTGAAAAATCTGGAGAAATAT harbors:
- the LOC127542702 gene encoding cleavage stimulation factor subunit 3-like, with the protein product MSSNGVTDVVAEYVPEKVKKAEKKLEENPYDLSAWSILIREAQNHPIEKARKTYERLVAQFPSSGRFWKLYIEVEVKSKHFDKAEKLFQRCLIKVLHIDLWKCYLSYVRENKSKLPSYKEKMAQAYDFALDKIGMEVMSYQIWMDYINFLKNVEAVGSYAENQRITAVRRVYQRGCVNPMINIEQLWRDYSKYEESINIHLAKKMIEDRSRDYMNARRVSKEYEIIMKGLDRNAPSVQPQNTPQEAQQVEMWKKYTQWEKSNPLRTEDQTLITKRVMFAYEQCLLVLSHHPDVWYEAAQYLEQSSKLLSEKGDINNARLFSNEAANIYERAISTVLKRNMLLYFAYADYEESRMKFEKVHIIYSRLLAIKDIDPTLVYIQYMKFARRAEGIKSGRVIFKKARQDTRTRHHIYVSAALMEYYCTKDTLVAFKIFELGLKKYGDIPEYVLAYIDYLSHLNEDNNTRVLFERVLTSGSLPPEKSGEIWAKFLAFESSNGDLTSIMKVEKRRFTAFKEEYESKETALLVDRYKFMDLYPSSASELKALGYKDMSRIKLATIPDPVETPSTMPDLKDETRKPEYPKPDVQQMLPFLPRHLAPPGLHPVPGGVFPVPPAAVVLMKLLPPPVCFQGPFVQVDVLMDIFRKCKIPSSVDEAVKIITGGAPGRAGEGTDPIHDSATLTKGVKRPSASVEEEEEKSPVPPLHDIYRSRQLKRMR